Sequence from the Podarcis raffonei isolate rPodRaf1 chromosome 16, rPodRaf1.pri, whole genome shotgun sequence genome:
AatcaaaaacagaataaaattatataAAGAAATCATGCAAATCTGCCGTTTGCATAATCTGTACAGGTCCCAAGAATTTAGTGGTTGGCTGTGGGTGAAGAAATTCAGGGCTGGATCCAGAATAAGATGAGCAGCACTGAAATGTTTGTGAAAAGTAAAATAATGATTTTAACGCAaccaagaggcagcaatgcttctgaatgccaactGCTGGCAACCGCAGGAggaaagagtgctcttgtgcttggatcctgctactgggtttcccattggggcacctggtcagccactgtgagaacaggatgccggaatagatgagccattggcctgatccagcagagctcttctgatgtttttatgactttaaattaaaatttcattgatttcaatcaATGCAACTAAGTCTTGATCCAACACTTGGCTTTTCATTAGCCCAGAACACACAGAACGTCACCAGTTTATGGATATTCTCTGCCTACTTTATAAACAAATTGCCAGTGGGAAGGAAGTGGAACCGTGAGAatcaaaagcatgggggaaaaatAACACACAAGAGATTGCATAGAGATTTGTGCTGTAATGGGTTTTTTTTTCCAGCAGAACACAAGGAATAAAAAGCACAAGGGGAAAACTGGGTCGAAAAAACGAGACAGGGCAAAACAGAGGTTGGGGTTGTAAGATttaacacacagagaaaaaaacggaacaaaacgaaacaaaaatcccaaatgcaCATTGTAATTTGTTCCTCCCTAAAACAGCAGAGGGGGGCGGAGAAAAGAGTTTGAAATAAACGAAAGAGGTGGCTCACTCCACTTCTAGCAGACACAGACCTTCATTTTAAACTGGGGGGACAACGGAACAGGGGCGTGTTTCCAGGGGGAAGGAGAAAACGGCGCACAAACTTCTTTGCTCGTTCTTGCAACCTAACAAGTCCCCGAATCCGAGGAAGAGGAGATGGTGGTGAAGATATAGGCGTTCCTGTAACAGAATGTCGCCTGCCATGCCCAACATCTGTGGTGGCGGCTACGGGCGCGGCAAGTCACCAATGCCCACCGCTAAGGAGCATGGGAAGATTCCACAGAACGGAAAAGGTTCAGTCCTAAAGAGGAAACGAGGGCCAAACCCACTCAGAACAGCCTCGCCCGACTCGGGAGGCTTTTAGGACTTGTTGAAGGCTGCCAACACAGCCCAGATCATCTCTGAGCCCCCCGCCTTGGCCGCTTCCGCCTCAGGGTCTCTGTCCATGAGGTCCTTGGACCGGTTCATGGCCACGTCGTATTTCTCGTCGACCAGGCTGGTGAAGACGTTCTCCAGCACGTCAGAGGCGTGGGCCAGGACCAGCAGGGCTAAGGTCCGCCTGTCCATGCGGTGGGGGTCATTGACCCACCGGTCCAGGACACTCTCTTGCAGCTTCTTCACCAAGCGCTGCTTCTCCGTGGTGTTGGTGACCGGGTGGGTGGTCATGTCGAAGAGGAGGAAGTTCTGCTTCTCGGTCGTCAGGATCCCCTTCTCCACAAGGTTCTTGGCGATGCGCTCCCGGACGTTGCGGAGCTGGTACTGCAGCTTGAAGGGGTTCCAGGTCTCACCTGCGGGAGGCGAGGAAGAGGGTCAGCAACAAGGTCAGGACCTTGAGGGCCCATCTAGCTCGGTAtggtctactctggctggcagtggccGGCTAGGTTTCAAGAGGGAGTGTCTCCCAGCTGCAGCAAGAGAAGCCAGAGATTGAGCTGggcccttctgtgtgcaaagcagatgcccattTACTGTGCTACGTATGttaccttaaaaagaaaaagattctagtcctcactgTTTTAGCTACagattgttgttttttgaaacaaacaaattcatttatttaattttagggATTTACATGGCCTTTGGtttagactcagtctgacccttatgtccccccccccccatatggtcttgatctattggctacttttaaatgaggctgcattttaaattgtttttaacttgtattttaaattgttttgtttttgccccccttatgtttttactgtgattttattggtgttagccgccctgagcccagctctggctggggaggggagggtataaataatttttattattattatttattattattataggtatGGGAATGTCTTTCAACCTATGATTTGCTCAGGTTCATATTACAATAATCTACAAAAGATGACCTATAATACAAACTTGGTTGAGAGGTGGTTGTACTTTAGCTACAGAATTTTGCAGTAACACCTTATGCCCATCCAATTTTGGCAGCTGGGGTGGTGGTAGTGGAACGTGTTGTCTGGGGGCTGACTGTGGCCCCTGAAGCTTCTCTATTCCGGCCCTTGGGACTATCCCCAGACCAAACCCATCACTGCCCTTCCTTCACATCCTCCTCGAGTGCTTTTGcttgggatgtgtccttgaactgtgacaggGTCTCTTGCTCACCTGGAGGAAGagactggaatgtagcctacagtACCACCCACTTTCGCATTTCACTATTTGCACCTGGCCCCTGGAAGGCAGCCTACAGGGAAGGTGGCTCTCAGCCTgcaaaaaaaggttccccacctccacGTTACTGGAGCGAGGGGGAAGAAGGCGATGGGttgtgaagctggcttgtttcaaaagGTAATACTTAGgggattaaccacagtttagggtttgaACACAGGTCACTATGCTTTTATCTTCAGAGCACTGTAGCAGCCCACAGGCATAATTTCAGTGTTCCTAATATTTTGCTTAATGTTTTACTGGATTCCTATTTACCCAGGTATCATGTACTGACTTTTTGTGATTTTACTGATATATACAATGTCAACCGCTTAGAGATTCTGTTATAAGAGGCACGCAAGTTCTTAAAATGAGAAGGAATCTGTAGacgccccaaaggctcagcagccCCGCAGTGCTCAGAAACACTTCCGCCCTCACCTGTCAGCAACTCAATCCACGTCTGCACTGTCTCGGCAGGTTCGGTGGCTTTGAGGTGCCGCAGCGTCTCGTCTAGGAGGACGTCTCCCGTCGGGGCATCTGACTTTAGGAGGACCTAGAAGGCAGAAAGAAAGCGAGAGACAAAGACTTCTGCCAGGCTCCCAAAGGCGCACTGAAACAGGCCCTAACAAACAGCCTTAGGGAGGCCAGGGAAATGAAAAACCCTCTCACCTTCCGGTCCAGCAGTCGTTTTTTCCTCATAGTCTGTGGCTCCAGTTGTATCCTTCCCCTCATTGCCAGCTCAATGAGGATGCCGCCCCGGATCCCGGAGGAGATGCAGTCGTTCCAGAAGGACGTGTAGCCCTGAGGAGGAGATCAGGAATGGACATCAGCAAAGACCCAGGAAGAAACTGCAATGTCGGGCCATAAAGAGCTTGTGGTTTGGTGCAAGTCACAGACTTTAGAGGTGACCAAAGACAGGATTATTAGTCAAGGCTGTCATTAAGTAATTTGAGCGGAGTTTAAACAGAGCAAACCCACCAAAAAGCATCAGATATAGCTAACTTAGGTCTATTTCAAAGAGTATTCCAGGAGCATAAGAAGAgtgtgctggatctggccaagggcccatctagtccagcctcctgttctcacagtggccaaccagatgccccaaagggaaaccagcaagcaggacccaagcgcaAGAGCACTGTCTCCCCTCCtacggcttccagcaactggttttcagaagcatcactgcctccagcacTGGAGGGAGAGTACAGTCACTGTGgacagtagccattgatagccttgttctcCTCCAGGAATCTATCtaatccagcggttctcaaccggtgggtccccagatgttgttggactacaactctcatcatccctgagctctggccttgctagctagggatgatgggagttgtagttcaacatctggggagacacacaggttgagaaacactgaattttaatccttttttaaagccatctaagttggtggttgTCACAGCTTCCTGTATaagtgagttccatggtttaactatgcactgtgtgaagaagtccttctgTTAATCTGTCCCGAATCCTCCAACatacagcttcattggatgtccttattgttacaagagagggaggggggaaattccatgtataattttatacacttctatcaCGCCACCTCTTTCTAAGCTAAAAAGTCTTTTGATCACTCAGGTGTGGGCTGGGGAAGGGaggacttacacacacacacacacacacacacacacacacacactgctccaaTCCAAACTTCTACCAGTTAGGGATTAACTTTTGATGAAGCTGTTCCAAGTTGAAGAACAACTCAAGTCTTCCTTTATAGAAAAAGGAGAGGAGGTGCTGAGCCAAAAGGAGCTGCAGCCTGCCAGATGGAAGGCAGCGCTTCCTGCGCAAACACCCAGCCCATTATTTCAACAGCTACACCGCTTGTTTCAGCCtaggcaaaaagcaaaaaaaaaaaaaaaaaaaaagggaaaaaagtgtgGCATTTTAAAAGCCTATTCACTCCAATATGGTTAAGCTTACGCAAGACACCCTGCCTTCACAACCATTTAACAGCTAGAATCAGGCCTttatttacctttaaaaaaacaaccctccacTTCCTCATAGCAGAACATGCTGGATAAGAGTGTAATTGGAAAGACCAAAGAAAGTCTCTTTTCCACCCATGACCTTTCTTGACGTTTCACAAGGATACAGACAGCAGTCTGAAGTTCAGGAGTTTTATTTCTTATGCAAACTAATTCTGTGACATCAGTGGCTGTGGGTTCAGCTGGATTTTAACAGTTCAAGGTATCACAAAGAAACCTCTTGGAGTGTCTTCTCAAAGAGGGAGGCTGTGTATGTTCAATGTCAGTGCAGAATTTTTGACTGTGACAGGCTCAGCTTCCATTCTGGTGTCAgaacaagtttctagtcctcattgccAAGGAGTCACTCTGGATGTGGTTTCCTTAATGGAACTTGGTGCCTCAATTGTAAAGCTAAAATCCAGATTTCTAGTAAAAAACTAGGCAAATGCCACCCATACATGTCTCTACAAATTCAGCCGTCCCCTCAAGACCtatttatttttgcagctgtTTGGGGACATAGTAAAAGTGGCACTATGGATATAATTGTCTCACCAATGTATTTTAGATTAtgactttccttttttaaaatttttgcatTTTTAGATGCTGCTGGCTGTCCTGGACTCTttataaaggtgggctataaggAATAATGATGGGCTGCATCCAACTATTCAGAAAagacccagtgaaatcaatgaaACAAGCTAGtcct
This genomic interval carries:
- the GOLPH3L gene encoding Golgi phosphoprotein 3-like isoform X1, which encodes MWQEAYFGFKRHDRETMTTLIHRGRRADVGRNVDKRLEGEEDSIPDKNLGEEDSGDSKDIRLTLMEEVLLLGLKDKEGYTSFWNDCISSGIRGGILIELAMRGRIQLEPQTMRKKRLLDRKVLLKSDAPTGDVLLDETLRHLKATEPAETVQTWIELLTGETWNPFKLQYQLRNVRERIAKNLVEKGILTTEKQNFLLFDMTTHPVTNTTEKQRLVKKLQESVLDRWVNDPHRMDRRTLALLVLAHASDVLENVFTSLVDEKYDVAMNRSKDLMDRDPEAEAAKAGGSEMIWAVLAAFNKS
- the GOLPH3L gene encoding Golgi phosphoprotein 3-like isoform X2, translated to MTTLIHRGRRADVGRNVDKRLEGEEDSIPDKNLGEEDSGDSKDIRLTLMEEVLLLGLKDKEGYTSFWNDCISSGIRGGILIELAMRGRIQLEPQTMRKKRLLDRKVLLKSDAPTGDVLLDETLRHLKATEPAETVQTWIELLTGETWNPFKLQYQLRNVRERIAKNLVEKGILTTEKQNFLLFDMTTHPVTNTTEKQRLVKKLQESVLDRWVNDPHRMDRRTLALLVLAHASDVLENVFTSLVDEKYDVAMNRSKDLMDRDPEAEAAKAGGSEMIWAVLAAFNKS